A region of the Candidatus Caldatribacterium sp. genome:
CTGAAATCACCGCCGTGAGTTCGGAAAAAGAACTTGGAGAAGAGGGTTGCCTGAGCATTCCTGAAGTCTACGGAAAGGTTGAGCGGGCGCTTCGGGTTGTCGTTCGGGGGATTAACCTTCAGGGAAAAGAGATAAGGATCGAAGCTGAGGGACTTCTTGCCCGAGTTTTTCAGCATGAAATCGATCATCTCGATGGAATTCTCTTTGTGGACCGTCTCCATCCGGCAAAGAGGCTCCTTCTGAGTAACAAGCTCAAAAAAATTGCTCGTGGGGGGTCTTTGTAAATTTGCGCCTCGTTTTTATGGGAACGCCGCTTTTTGGAGTAAAGGTTCTTACCGAGTTAGCGCAGGATACC
Encoded here:
- the def gene encoding peptide deformylase, yielding MSLRVIEKYGSSVLREKARPITDLTQEIVDLAQDMRETMHAFSGIGLAGNQVGVPLRIITVLHPETKEDLVIINPEITAVSSEKELGEEGCLSIPEVYGKVERALRVVVRGINLQGKEIRIEAEGLLARVFQHEIDHLDGILFVDRLHPAKRLLLSNKLKKIARGGSL